TCGAAAGATAGATGCAGCGAAGCATGATATAGATTTCGATCCAGAAGAATTAACCGCAACATTTGACAACCTTATCCAGAAGCAAAAGTTATTGAACAACTTGAACGAACAGATACTTAACCTAACGGAAGCAGAAGATATAGAAGATGAAATCCTAGACTCAGATGAGTAttgtataaatttagaaacaaaaatcAGACACATACGAAATTTTATTCAAGATACGCATACCGCATCACAGTCACGTCAGAGCGAAACTTCATCACAAATACTAAATGTTGAACATCAACCGTTCGTCACAGCAAACCTCACAGAAAATTCATGCACGCAGCCGTTCCAAAATCCGTTCTCTCAAGCTAGTAACACAGTGAGTACTAATATAAATCCGTATACATCCGCAAGCAGTCAGAATCATTACTTACCCAAACTCACACTTCCGATATTCACAGGGAATATATTAGATTGGCAAACTTTCTGGGATTCGTATGAATGCGCCATACATTTAAACCCTTCATTGACCGATGTCCAGAAATTTAATTACCTCAAAGCACAATTACAGAATGAAGCATTACGCACCATAGCAGGTTTTGCGCTTACTAATGCAAACTACGCAGACGCCATTATTTTGTTGAAGGAGAGATTCGGGCAAACACACAAAATTACACAAGCGTACATGCAAGCTTTATTAGAAATTACACCGCCAAGAAACAATCTTGTCAGTTTGAGACACTTTTATGATCAAATGGAAACTTACGTAAGAGGGCTAGAATCTTTAGGACAATCACAAGACTCGTACGGAACACTACTTGTAccaataattttgaataaattaccgggagaaattaaaaaaaaccttgccCGTGAACATGGAACAGAAAACTGGTTATTACGAGACCTCCGGAAAAGTATttgcaatgaaataaacataattgatgCGGGACAAGACACTGAAACTTATAACAATTTGCCAAGTGCATCGTCTTTCTTTACCGGAACAAAATGGATAAAACCACCAAACCAAACTCTAGATACGAGACATACACACCAGAATTTGCAATATAAACCTTGTGTATTCTGTCACGATTTACACGCACCAGCGCATTGCACGAATGTATCTGATCTAGAAACACGCATGGATATTGTAAAACGCGAACAATTGTGTTTCAACTGTCTAGGTACACACCGTATACACGAATGTTATTCAAATCAGTTTTGCCGCATTTGCAATAAAAGACATCACACAAGTCTGTGTATCGATAACCCATTTAACAGCAACATTGTCCATGATAATGACACCAGCAGACATATCCAGCAAAATGCAAATGACAGCCCACAGAATACGAATTTTCCTATTAGCAATGGACATTTACAGAACTCACCAAATTTGAATCAGACATctgtaaatattgtaaatgatacaaaTCAGAAAGAAGAGGACACTACAATTCTACACTCCTCGTCAAATGACGTACGCACGCATGTACTTTTGAAAACTGCCGTCGCACCAGTATGGTCAGACAACTTATGTATAGATACCCATATACTTTTTGACGAGGGATCACAGCGATCATTTGTGACCGAAGATTTAGCAAGAAAACTTAATTTACATACAGAGGGAATTGAAATTCTACAATTATCGTCATTTGGAGATAGAAACAAAAACGTACGACATTTAGATAAATCAACAGTGTTCGTAGAATCAAATGCAGGACAGAAAATACCGATACACGTTCTAATTGTACCAATGATTGCCGTACCTTTGCAGAACAATATTCGCCACATCAACAGAGGACTGAATTATTTACGGGGACTTAAGTTAGCACATCCAGTAACACAGGAAGAGTCTTTCGAAATATCGTTATTAATCGGAGCAGACTACTACTGGGACTTAGTCGAGAATGAAGTCGTAAGAGGAAATGGTCCAACCGCCGTAAAGTCAAAGTTAGGTTTCTTACTTTCCGGTTCAATAAGGGACAAAAGCGAACACGCATTGATATGTACCAACATATTAAGCATTCTTGTTTCGCACAAACCAGAGGAACACGATATAAAAACCTCTCTAAACACAACAAACAGAAGTACTCAATCTAGACGATTAGCAAGTGCCAAGGTCCGGAAGAAGATACGGAAGCGTACGAATTACCAATCATAGACGAAAATGATGAAGAAGACTAGaactttaacaattttaaaaaggacTTTCGAAGttaattcaatttttcatttatgtGAACAAGAACTTAGTTAATTCAATTTAGTTCATTCATGGAGATAGAGACTTTTTTAAtctgatttatttacaaatatggaCAGTTAATGTGAAATTTAAGATAATTTGCACTTTTTGCGGCCCCCAGTATGTCGAGATTACCGCGGGATTACGACGTTCTTAAGTTTGTACATTGccattggcgacgttggcgacttcAGTGACGTCGCCGTGGGCTCTTTGAGTTGTTATTAAAAGTTATGGCTGAACAGACGTGTTTGTTTATATTAGCGAAAATATCATACTTTTAACCTCCACagctttgttaaaaaaatcatcagtgtTAATAAATTGTCAATTCAAGTATTTTATTTACGTCTTGCCTATGCTACAATTACTAAATGCAAGCATTACGGATACAGTTTTAAACTTAAGGTGGCccgggtgtcttcctccatcttggattttgaagaaGCAAATAACTTTGGTCTAGatatttgatgaaatgtgcaaattttgagagttgtATGTATGTAAAACACctttaatataaatatagaaaattgtgtgttttaaCATAATTACAGCTGTAATTTCTCAAAAACACCTTGTTTGTATTTGATTAGATTTTTTTAACGTTGCCaaagaaggggagataactcagataaagtcatttttataatagaaagtgttATGAATTTACCAATTTTGCTCTGAAAGCATGTTATAAGAGCaatcttctcacattttatcttaaaGTTCTGATAGTACGTTTTCTTTTCATCACACGAAATTttgattttccatgcataatctatacaaaattctaaaattttgcaCAACCTGCAGCGTGAAAAAAAGGTCCGgtgattttttaatatattttattttgaaatatgataaaaactttatttagacaagttatcaaaatattctatcaattttaattaaGACTCCCTAGTCACCTTAAGTCAGTCCGTACAGATTTATGTGAGACgattacaaataaaaacaacatgacTGTATATACATTCAGATTCAGATTTAAGCATGAATGATTAAACTATACATCATACTTATGatactatttacaatataaaacttcttGTCGTCTTTTCGAAATGAGGATTTGAAACATTATTTAATAACATTTGTATTCGAAAATAAATCAAGCAATTTTCTGACAGTCTGTAACTCACTACATGCATTTAATTGTTCATCAATTTTAAGATTTTAACAAATGCAGTTAATACAATTTTCTAATATCATTATTAACAGGATAAAGTGAAATACCATGCTATTTATTTTCAACAGTATTTAAACAAGAAATATGAAACCTTTCTTCTAGTTGCAACTGTTCATAGCTCCTAGTTTTCTGTCTGATGTCAAAAGCGCCAGTTCTTAACTCTTGTATGTGGAAGTAAGCTGCCTCGAGGTATTTTGACGTCCGAATGcaaattgaaatatgtaaaaaaaaaattggttaaaCATATACAATTGACCAAACAtgcatgtatacatatatttttttgtatatatatgacaCTCGACAAGTAGATTTGAAAAGGGATATTGTTGGTCTTAGCTTACGTTTTAAATTGATTACTGTGGAATGAGTGTTTGAGTGGATAATataatctgggtttttttttctgtatcaataaaataaatgctAAAGCTTGTTTTGacgaaattgttttattttgaacacCTTttccaattaaataaaaatttaagttacatatggaaataataaaaaatataatcaaaatattaCAGCATATTAGcagtatatttgaaatttaaggaGTTTTACTATCATTACAAAAATTCATATTATGAAACTTTGATCAAAGCAACCAAACTATTTTCTAGTCAAAATGTTCATATTCAGCTTACTTGCCTCTTTTAAATGAGACGTGAATGtcaattttatcaataatttaattaATATAGAATTAGAGTAGATTGACCAAAGTCAATAAAACGGCCAAtatgttaaaaatgttaaacttttttcttttcttttaaaactaAATAGATGAAAGGGTAGTTTACACCAAAACCAGACCAGATTGTATAACAAAAAGTTAATACATGGATGGTTTTAGGGTAGTTACCCTTTATTTAAGTTTATGTGCATTTTTGAATATATTAGGCATATCTAATGCAGTGTGTGACATTTTGGATTGGAATAATTGGTCACAATGTGA
This sequence is a window from Mytilus edulis chromosome 1, xbMytEdul2.2, whole genome shotgun sequence. Protein-coding genes within it:
- the LOC139491494 gene encoding uncharacterized protein — translated: MDLKKLKSIRSGNRSAVTKLIRKIDAAKHDIDFDPEELTATFDNLIQKQKLLNNLNEQILNLTEAEDIEDEILDSDEYCINLETKIRHIRNFIQDTHTASQSRQSETSSQILNVEHQPFVTANLTENSCTQPFQNPFSQASNTVSTNINPYTSASSQNHYLPKLTLPIFTGNILDWQTFWDSYECAIHLNPSLTDVQKFNYLKAQLQNEALRTIAGFALTNANYADAIILLKERFGQTHKITQAYMQALLEITPPRNNLVSLRHFYDQMETYVRGLESLGQSQDSYGTLLVPIILNKLPGEIKKNLAREHGTENWLLRDLRKSICNEINIIDAGQDTETYNNLPSASSFFTGTKWIKPPNQTLDTRHTHQNLQYKPCVFCHDLHAPAHCTNVSDLETRMDIVKREQLCFNCLGTHRIHECYSNQFCRICNKRHHTSLCIDNPFNSNIVHDNDTSRHIQQNANDSPQNTNFPISNGHLQNSPNLNQTSVNIVNDTNQKEEDTTILHSSSNDVRTHVLLKTAVAPVWSDNLCIDTHILFDEGSQRSFVTEDLARKLNLHTEGIEILQLSSFGDRNKNVRHLDKSTVFVESNAGQKIPIHVLIVPMIAVPLQNNIRHINRGLNYLRGLKLAHPVTQEESFEISLLIGADYYWDLVENEVVRGNGPTAVKSKLGFLLSGSIRDKSEHALICTNILSILVSHKPEEHDIKTSLNTTNRSTQSRRLASAKVRKKIRKRTNYQS